The Streptomyces europaeiscabiei genome window below encodes:
- the secA gene encoding preprotein translocase subunit SecA, translating to MSVLSKIMRAGEGKILRKLHRIADQVNSIEEDFVDLSDAELRALTEEYKQRYADGETLDDLLPEAFATVREGAKRALGQRHYDVQMMGGAALHLGYVAEMKTGEGKTLVGTLPAYLNALSGKGVHLITVNDYLAERDSEMMGRVHKFLGLSVGCILANMTPAQRREQYACDITYGTNNEFGFDYLRDNMAWSQDELVQRGHNFAIVDEVDSILVDEARTPLIISGPADQATKWYGDFAKLVTRLKKGEPGQPLKGIEETGDYEVDEKKRTVAIHESGVSKVEDWLGIDNLYESVNTPLVGYLNNAIKAKELFKKDKDYVVMDGEVMIVDEHTGRILAGRRYNEGMHQAIEAKEGVDIKDENQTLATITLQNFFRLYKRHDHNGKEQPGLSGMTGTAMTEAAEFHQIYKLGVVPIPTNRPMVRKDQSDLIYRTEVAKFEAVVDDIVEKHEKGQPILVGTTSVEKSEYLSQQLSKRGVQHEVLNAKQHDREATIVAQAGRKGAVTVATNMAGRGTDIKLGGNPDDLAEAELRQRGLDPEEHIEEWAHALPEALAKAEEAVKAEFEEVKDLGGLYVLGTERHESRRIDNQLRGRSGRQGDPGESRFYLSLGDDLMRLFKAQMVERVMSMANVPDDVPIENKMVTRAIASAQSQVEQQNFETRKNVLKYDEVLNRQREVIYGERRRVLEGEDLQEQIQHFMDDTIEAYITAETAEGFAEEWDLDRLWGAFKQLYPVKVTVDELEDAAGDRAGLTAEFIGESIKDDITEQYQARESQLGSEIMRELERRVVLSVLDRKWREHLYEMDYLQEGIGLRAMAQKDPLVEYQREGFDMFTAMMEGIKEESVGYLFNLEVQVEQQVEEVPVEDTKPSLDKSDAVPAQAGASRPEIRAKGLEAPQRRDRLHFSAPTVDGEGGIVEGDLPEDEPVRSEADGLTRAERRKQQGKTSRRRKK from the coding sequence GTGTCCGTCCTCTCGAAGATCATGCGTGCAGGCGAAGGCAAAATCCTGCGCAAGCTGCACCGCATCGCGGACCAGGTCAACTCCATCGAAGAGGACTTCGTCGACCTCTCCGACGCCGAGCTGCGGGCCCTCACCGAGGAGTACAAGCAGCGGTACGCCGACGGTGAGACCCTCGACGACCTGCTCCCCGAGGCGTTCGCCACCGTGCGCGAGGGCGCCAAGCGCGCACTCGGCCAGCGCCACTACGACGTGCAGATGATGGGCGGCGCCGCCCTGCACCTCGGTTATGTCGCCGAGATGAAGACCGGTGAGGGCAAGACCCTCGTCGGCACGCTGCCCGCGTACTTGAACGCGCTGTCAGGCAAGGGCGTCCACCTGATCACGGTCAACGACTACCTGGCCGAGCGCGACTCCGAGATGATGGGCCGCGTTCACAAGTTCCTGGGTCTGAGCGTCGGCTGCATCCTCGCCAACATGACGCCGGCCCAGCGCCGCGAGCAGTACGCCTGCGACATCACGTACGGCACGAACAACGAGTTCGGCTTCGACTACCTCCGCGACAACATGGCGTGGTCCCAGGACGAGCTCGTCCAGCGCGGCCACAACTTCGCGATCGTGGACGAGGTCGACTCCATCCTCGTCGACGAAGCCCGTACGCCGCTGATCATCTCCGGCCCGGCCGACCAGGCCACCAAGTGGTACGGCGACTTCGCCAAGCTGGTCACGCGCCTGAAGAAGGGCGAGCCCGGCCAGCCGCTCAAGGGCATCGAGGAGACCGGCGACTACGAGGTCGACGAGAAGAAGCGCACGGTCGCCATCCACGAGTCCGGCGTCTCCAAGGTCGAGGACTGGCTGGGCATCGACAACCTCTACGAGTCGGTGAACACGCCTCTGGTGGGCTACCTGAACAACGCCATCAAGGCCAAGGAGCTCTTCAAGAAGGACAAGGACTACGTCGTCATGGACGGCGAAGTCATGATCGTCGACGAGCACACCGGCCGTATCCTCGCCGGCCGCCGCTACAACGAGGGCATGCACCAGGCGATCGAGGCGAAGGAAGGGGTGGACATCAAGGACGAGAACCAGACGCTCGCCACGATCACCCTGCAGAACTTCTTCCGCCTCTACAAGCGCCACGACCACAACGGCAAGGAACAGCCCGGTCTGTCCGGCATGACCGGTACGGCGATGACCGAGGCCGCCGAGTTCCACCAGATCTACAAGCTCGGCGTCGTCCCGATCCCGACCAACCGGCCGATGGTCCGCAAGGACCAGTCCGACCTGATCTACCGCACCGAGGTCGCGAAGTTCGAGGCGGTCGTCGACGACATCGTCGAGAAGCACGAGAAGGGCCAGCCGATCCTCGTCGGTACGACGTCGGTCGAGAAGTCCGAGTACCTGTCCCAGCAGCTGAGCAAGCGCGGCGTCCAGCACGAGGTGCTCAACGCCAAGCAGCACGACCGGGAGGCGACGATCGTCGCCCAGGCCGGCCGCAAGGGCGCCGTGACCGTCGCCACCAACATGGCCGGCCGCGGTACGGACATCAAGCTCGGCGGCAACCCCGACGACCTCGCCGAGGCGGAGCTGCGCCAGCGCGGCCTCGACCCCGAGGAGCACATCGAGGAGTGGGCCCACGCCCTGCCCGAGGCCCTCGCGAAGGCGGAGGAAGCGGTCAAGGCGGAGTTCGAGGAGGTCAAGGACCTCGGCGGGCTCTACGTCCTCGGCACCGAGCGGCACGAGTCCCGGCGCATCGACAACCAGCTGCGTGGTCGTTCCGGCCGTCAGGGCGACCCCGGCGAGTCCCGCTTCTACCTGTCGCTGGGCGACGACCTGATGAGGCTCTTCAAGGCCCAGATGGTCGAGCGCGTGATGTCCATGGCGAACGTGCCGGACGACGTCCCGATCGAGAACAAGATGGTCACCCGAGCGATCGCCTCGGCCCAGTCGCAGGTCGAGCAGCAGAACTTCGAGACCCGGAAGAACGTCCTCAAGTACGACGAGGTCCTCAACCGGCAGCGTGAGGTCATCTACGGCGAGCGGCGCCGCGTCCTGGAGGGCGAGGATCTGCAGGAGCAGATCCAGCACTTCATGGACGACACCATCGAGGCGTACATCACCGCCGAGACCGCCGAGGGCTTCGCCGAGGAGTGGGACCTCGACCGGCTGTGGGGCGCCTTCAAGCAGCTCTACCCGGTGAAGGTCACCGTCGATGAGCTGGAGGACGCAGCCGGGGACCGGGCCGGGCTGACCGCCGAGTTCATCGGCGAGTCCATCAAGGACGACATCACCGAGCAGTACCAGGCGCGTGAGTCGCAGCTCGGCTCCGAGATCATGCGTGAGCTGGAGCGCCGGGTCGTTCTCTCCGTGCTGGACCGCAAGTGGCGTGAGCACCTCTACGAGATGGACTACCTCCAGGAGGGCATCGGCCTGCGCGCGATGGCCCAGAAGGACCCGCTGGTCGAGTACCAGCGCGAGGGCTTCGACATGTTCACCGCGATGATGGAGGGCATCAAGGAGGAGTCCGTCGGCTACCTGTTCAACCTGGAGGTCCAGGTCGAGCAGCAGGTCGAGGAGGTCCCGGTCGAGGACACGAAGCCGTCCCTGGACAAGAGCGACGCGGTGCCGGCCCAGGCGGGTGCCTCCCGGCCGGAGATCCGTGCCAAGGGCCTGGAGGCCCCGCAGCGCCGTGACCGCCTCCACTTCTCCGCGCCGACCGTCGACGGCGAGGGCGGCATCGTCGAGGGAGACCTTCCCGAGGACGAGCCCGTTCGCTCCGAGGCCGATGGCCTCACCCGCGCGGAGCGCCGCAAGCAGCAGGGGAAGACCAGCCGCCGCCGTAAGAAGTGA
- a CDS encoding GNAT family N-acetyltransferase, which translates to MEPVTLTTERLLLRTVDRRDTDTVYAAAQDPDIQRWTTIPSPYLREHAEGFVERAVPEGWATASMFTFGLFLPAGELAGMLGITMRSLGTGEIGFWATKEHRRNGYITEATRAAAHWSFTALALDRLEWRAEVGNTPSRSVAEHTGFTLEGTLRAALNNNGVRRDCWVASLLPSDLGLPSAAPYLPARG; encoded by the coding sequence ATGGAACCCGTCACCCTGACCACCGAGCGTCTGCTGCTGCGCACCGTGGACCGGCGCGACACCGACACGGTGTACGCGGCTGCGCAGGACCCGGACATCCAGCGCTGGACCACGATTCCCTCGCCGTACCTGCGCGAGCACGCGGAGGGTTTCGTCGAGCGGGCCGTTCCCGAAGGCTGGGCCACCGCCTCGATGTTCACCTTCGGCCTCTTCCTCCCCGCCGGGGAGCTGGCGGGGATGCTCGGCATCACCATGCGCTCCCTCGGCACCGGCGAGATCGGCTTCTGGGCCACCAAGGAACACCGCCGCAACGGCTACATCACCGAGGCCACCCGCGCCGCCGCCCACTGGTCCTTCACCGCCCTCGCCCTCGACCGCCTCGAATGGCGCGCCGAAGTGGGCAACACCCCCTCCCGCTCGGTCGCCGAGCACACCGGCTTCACCCTCGAAGGCACCCTCCGAGCCGCCCTCAACAACAACGGAGTCCGCCGCGACTGCTGGGTAGCCTCCTTGCTCCCCTCGGACCTGGGCCTGCCTTCGGCGGCGCCCTACCTACCGGCACGGGGATGA
- a CDS encoding winged helix-turn-helix domain-containing protein, translated as MTSLPRPTTELTADEARRIALRAQGFLGAPDRRSGVRGVLRHLGAVQLDTISVLARSHELIPYARLGAVGRTTVDNAYWTTAPPGAPSARPHAFEYWSHAACILPIEEWPHFAFRRRAYRARPHWNHQLPDDAYDRVIKQLRTEGPLTATELGGAKRTSEWWDWSGEKVAVERALMYGEVVCVERRGWKRVYDLAERAVPDTLLHDDLDDTECVRRLVRLAGEALGVGTRADIADYHRLKGEQFDAVVADSGLVPVTVEGWAKPAWADPTALATPPRGRHRTTLLSPFDSLIWERARTERIFGFTHRLEAYVPKQKRVHGYFAMPVLSGGRLVGRVDPARDGRTLVAKQVTLDGPKAIPAVAQALLEAATWVDCSDVRVERVDAPELREPLVRALT; from the coding sequence ATGACCTCCCTCCCGCGCCCCACGACAGAACTCACCGCAGACGAGGCCCGCCGCATCGCCCTCCGGGCTCAGGGCTTCCTCGGCGCCCCGGACCGCAGATCCGGCGTCCGCGGCGTCCTGCGGCACCTGGGCGCGGTCCAACTCGACACCATCTCGGTCCTGGCCCGCTCCCACGAACTCATCCCGTACGCCCGCCTGGGCGCCGTGGGCCGCACCACGGTCGACAACGCCTACTGGACGACCGCGCCCCCCGGCGCGCCTTCGGCACGACCACACGCCTTCGAGTACTGGTCCCACGCCGCCTGCATCCTCCCCATCGAGGAATGGCCCCACTTCGCCTTCCGCCGCCGCGCCTACCGAGCCCGCCCCCACTGGAACCACCAACTCCCGGACGACGCCTACGACCGCGTCATCAAACAGCTCCGCACCGAGGGCCCCCTCACGGCCACGGAACTGGGCGGCGCGAAGCGCACCAGCGAATGGTGGGACTGGTCCGGCGAGAAGGTCGCCGTCGAACGGGCCCTGATGTACGGCGAGGTGGTCTGCGTGGAGCGCCGCGGCTGGAAGCGGGTGTACGACCTCGCGGAGCGCGCCGTCCCGGACACCCTGCTGCACGACGACCTGGACGACACCGAGTGCGTACGCCGTCTGGTCCGCCTGGCCGGCGAGGCCCTCGGCGTCGGCACCCGCGCGGACATCGCCGACTACCACCGCCTCAAGGGCGAGCAGTTCGACGCGGTGGTCGCCGACTCGGGCCTGGTCCCGGTGACGGTGGAGGGCTGGGCCAAGCCCGCCTGGGCCGACCCGACGGCCCTGGCCACACCCCCGCGCGGCCGCCACCGCACCACGCTGCTGTCCCCTTTCGACTCCCTGATCTGGGAACGGGCCCGCACAGAGCGGATCTTCGGCTTCACCCACCGCCTGGAGGCCTACGTCCCCAAGCAGAAGCGCGTCCACGGCTACTTCGCGATGCCGGTCCTGTCCGGCGGCCGGCTCGTCGGCCGCGTCGACCCCGCCCGCGACGGCCGCACACTGGTCGCCAAGCAGGTCACCCTCGACGGCCCCAAGGCGATCCCGGCCGTGGCCCAGGCTCTCCTGGAAGCGGCGACCTGGGTGGACTGCTCGGACGTACGCGTGGAGCGAGTGGACGCCCCGGAACTACGGGAGCCTTTGGTACGCGCCCTGACGTGA
- a CDS encoding response regulator, whose translation MADSSFGPMRDEDADDGSVDMGSSAGSSRKEPIRVLVVDDHALFRRGLEIVLAAEEDIQVVGEAGDGAEAVDKAADLLPDIVLMDVRMPKRGGIEACTSIKEVAPSAKIIMLTISDEEADLYDAIKAGATGYLLKEISTDEVATAIRAVADGQSQISPSMASKLLTEFKSMIQRTDERRLVPAPRLTDRELEVLKLVATGMNNRDIAKELFISENTVKNHVRNILEKLQLHSRMEAVVYAMREKILEIR comes from the coding sequence ATGGCGGACAGCAGTTTCGGACCGATGCGTGACGAGGATGCCGACGACGGCTCCGTCGATATGGGCTCCTCCGCGGGCTCCTCGCGCAAGGAGCCGATCCGGGTCCTCGTCGTGGACGACCACGCGCTTTTCCGCCGCGGTCTGGAGATCGTGCTCGCCGCCGAGGAGGACATCCAGGTCGTGGGCGAGGCCGGTGACGGGGCGGAGGCGGTCGACAAGGCCGCGGATCTGCTGCCCGACATCGTGCTGATGGACGTACGGATGCCCAAGCGCGGCGGTATCGAGGCGTGCACCTCCATCAAGGAGGTGGCCCCCAGCGCGAAGATCATCATGCTGACGATCAGCGACGAGGAGGCCGACCTCTACGACGCGATCAAGGCGGGGGCGACCGGTTATCTCCTCAAGGAGATCTCCACGGACGAGGTGGCCACGGCCATTCGCGCGGTCGCCGACGGGCAGTCGCAGATCAGCCCCTCGATGGCGTCGAAGTTGCTCACCGAGTTCAAGTCCATGATTCAGCGGACCGACGAGCGGCGCCTCGTGCCGGCACCGCGGCTGACGGACCGGGAACTGGAAGTGCTCAAGCTCGTGGCGACCGGGATGAACAACCGGGACATCGCCAAGGAGCTGTTCATTTCCGAGAACACCGTGAAGAACCATGTGCGCAACATCCTGGAGAAGCTGCAGCTGCACTCCAGGATGGAGGCTGTGGTGTACGCGATGCGGGAGAAGATCCTCGAGATCCGCTAG
- the hpf gene encoding ribosome hibernation-promoting factor, HPF/YfiA family, with amino-acid sequence MDIVVKGRKTEVPERFRKHVAEKLKLEKIQKLDGKVISLDVEVSKEPNPRQADRSDRVEITLHSRGPVIRAEAAASDPYAALDLAADKLEARLRKQHDKRYTRRGARRLTAAEVADHVPGVATLNGNGYVADEDKPEDVPTKKIGSLEVKGEGPLIVREKTHVASPMTLDQALYEMELVGHDFYLFVDSETKEPSVVYRRHAYDYGVIHLSTDPMVAQAHSDAAGGALGG; translated from the coding sequence GTGGACATCGTCGTCAAGGGCCGCAAGACCGAGGTGCCCGAGCGGTTCCGCAAGCACGTGGCCGAGAAGCTGAAGCTGGAGAAGATCCAGAAGCTCGACGGCAAGGTGATCAGCCTCGACGTCGAGGTGTCCAAGGAGCCCAACCCCCGACAGGCCGACCGCAGTGACCGGGTGGAGATCACGCTCCACTCCCGCGGGCCGGTGATCCGGGCCGAGGCAGCGGCAAGCGATCCGTATGCGGCGCTCGACCTGGCGGCGGACAAGCTGGAAGCCCGGCTGCGCAAGCAGCACGACAAGCGTTACACGCGCCGAGGCGCGCGCAGGCTCACCGCGGCGGAGGTCGCGGACCACGTCCCCGGCGTGGCGACCCTCAACGGCAACGGATACGTCGCCGACGAGGACAAGCCGGAAGACGTGCCCACGAAGAAGATCGGCTCGCTGGAGGTCAAGGGCGAAGGCCCCCTGATCGTCCGCGAGAAGACCCACGTCGCCTCCCCGATGACCCTCGACCAGGCTCTGTACGAGATGGAGCTGGTCGGGCACGACTTCTACCTCTTCGTCGACTCCGAGACCAAGGAACCCAGCGTCGTCTACCGGCGGCACGCCTACGACTACGGCGTCATCCACCTCAGCACGGACCCGATGGTCGCCCAGGCGCATTCGGACGCCGCGGGCGGCGCGCTCGGCGGCTGA
- a CDS encoding ComF family protein: MRRWWRDFTDLVLPAECGGCGRPRAVLCPECRAALTGAGPCRVRPVPEPSGLPVVHAAAPYEDAVRATLIAHKERGALGLAGPLGTALAGAVRAGGDGPVLLVPVPSARWAVRARGHDPARRIALAAAGELRRTGTSARVAGVLRQRRAVADQSGLDSRQRLDNLAGALEVPAGGTRLLGGGVVVLVDDLMTTGASLAEAARAVRAARDGWAAEPRRSAAERTAKEAVRTRGVTGMTGADSAGDGISAAVVAAPPDSFQINRN, encoded by the coding sequence ATGCGGAGGTGGTGGCGGGACTTCACGGATCTGGTGCTGCCGGCCGAGTGCGGAGGCTGCGGGAGGCCTCGCGCGGTGCTCTGCCCGGAGTGCCGCGCGGCTCTGACCGGGGCCGGGCCGTGCCGGGTGCGACCGGTGCCGGAGCCGTCGGGGTTGCCCGTGGTGCACGCTGCGGCACCGTACGAGGACGCGGTGCGGGCGACGCTGATCGCGCACAAGGAACGGGGTGCGCTGGGGCTCGCCGGACCGCTCGGCACGGCCTTGGCAGGGGCCGTACGGGCGGGTGGTGACGGGCCGGTGCTGCTGGTTCCGGTGCCGTCCGCGCGGTGGGCGGTGCGGGCACGTGGGCACGACCCGGCGCGGCGGATCGCGCTCGCGGCCGCCGGGGAACTGCGGCGTACCGGGACGTCGGCCCGGGTGGCCGGGGTGCTGCGGCAGCGGCGGGCCGTGGCCGATCAGTCGGGGCTGGACTCCCGGCAGCGGCTGGACAACCTCGCGGGTGCCCTGGAGGTGCCCGCCGGGGGTACCCGGCTGCTGGGCGGCGGGGTGGTCGTGCTCGTGGACGACCTGATGACGACGGGTGCCTCGCTCGCGGAGGCGGCGCGGGCGGTGCGGGCGGCCCGGGACGGGTGGGCGGCCGAGCCGAGGCGATCCGCTGCGGAACGAACGGCAAAGGAGGCGGTACGAACACGAGGGGTGACGGGAATGACGGGCGCGGACAGCGCCGGAGACGGTATCAGCGCGGCGGTGGTCGCCGCGCCGCCGGACTCTTTCCAAATAAACCGGAACTGA
- a CDS encoding LpqB family beta-propeller domain-containing protein, translating to MGADRAKRGRRRPVRATARIGSLGISAVLLVGCASMPDSGDMRDVESTPRQDSKVRVFALAPADDAEPQEIVQGFLEALTSDDLEYETARKYLTGKALKEWDPGESTTVLAEAPTTPYTPVTGEGPDTDEYRYELSGKNVARVDGQHAYRPTSGDYRKTVHLTRVKDTKQWRIDRLPQGVVLGRSDFERNYKSINKYYFTSAAQSGEPGTVADPVYVRSQVDPVTQVVRDLLKGPTRWLNPVARTSFPSGTALKKGTRALTPDDQNKLVVPLNKKADRVSDSRCEEMAAQLLFTLQDYMPTGVEEVELQGSTGAQLCVFREGQTDVVAAHGSGKSAAYEYFIDGDHKLVRLSERDSVTTPTAVPGALGEGEKQLRAAAVSRGEDRAAGVSADGSDLYVTPLTAGGTLGDPVVRSTGATAKDRLTTPSWDGRGDLWVADRDPKNPRLLVLADGMGEPLEVRTPNLDGRIEAVRVAADGVRVALILESKGKRALYIGRIERDADAEGTTVSIVELRSVTQDLEDVTAMSWAGDSQLVVVGREHGGVQQMRYVRVDGSPMPGSGPSALTGVEEIAASEDESQPLVAHSADGIVRLSPGAQWQTVVKEGSAPVYPG from the coding sequence GTGGGCGCTGACCGCGCGAAACGCGGCCGCAGGCGTCCGGTGCGGGCGACTGCGCGTATCGGGTCTCTCGGCATCAGTGCCGTCCTGCTGGTGGGGTGCGCCTCGATGCCGGACAGCGGTGACATGCGCGACGTCGAGTCCACCCCGAGGCAGGACTCGAAGGTGCGGGTCTTCGCGTTGGCGCCCGCCGACGACGCCGAGCCGCAGGAGATCGTGCAGGGCTTCCTGGAGGCTCTGACCAGCGACGACCTGGAATACGAGACCGCCCGCAAGTACCTGACCGGCAAGGCCCTCAAGGAATGGGATCCGGGCGAGTCGACCACGGTCCTCGCCGAGGCGCCCACCACTCCCTACACCCCGGTCACGGGGGAGGGACCCGACACCGACGAGTACCGGTACGAGCTGTCCGGCAAGAACGTCGCCCGGGTCGATGGGCAGCACGCGTACAGGCCCACCAGCGGCGATTACCGCAAGACCGTGCACCTCACGCGCGTGAAGGACACCAAGCAGTGGCGCATCGACCGGCTGCCGCAGGGTGTGGTGCTCGGCAGGTCTGACTTCGAGCGTAACTACAAGTCCATCAACAAGTACTACTTCACCTCCGCCGCGCAGTCGGGGGAGCCGGGGACAGTCGCCGACCCGGTCTATGTACGCAGCCAGGTCGACCCGGTGACCCAGGTGGTCCGGGACCTGTTGAAGGGCCCCACCAGATGGCTCAACCCGGTCGCGAGGACGAGTTTCCCCTCCGGTACGGCCCTGAAGAAGGGCACCCGTGCGCTGACGCCCGACGATCAGAACAAGCTGGTCGTGCCGCTGAACAAGAAGGCCGACCGCGTCTCGGACAGTCGATGCGAGGAGATGGCCGCGCAACTTCTCTTCACCCTCCAGGACTACATGCCCACGGGCGTGGAGGAGGTGGAGCTGCAGGGGTCGACCGGTGCACAACTGTGCGTGTTCCGCGAGGGGCAGACCGACGTCGTCGCCGCGCACGGCTCCGGCAAGAGCGCGGCGTACGAGTACTTCATCGACGGCGACCACAAGCTCGTACGGCTGTCCGAGCGGGACTCGGTGACCACGCCGACGGCCGTTCCCGGGGCACTCGGTGAGGGCGAGAAGCAGCTGAGGGCCGCCGCCGTGTCGCGTGGTGAGGACCGGGCGGCCGGCGTGTCGGCCGACGGGAGCGATCTGTACGTGACGCCGCTGACAGCGGGTGGCACGCTCGGCGACCCGGTGGTGCGCAGCACCGGCGCCACCGCGAAGGACCGGCTGACGACGCCCAGTTGGGACGGGCGGGGCGATCTGTGGGTGGCCGACCGCGACCCCAAGAACCCCCGGCTGCTGGTTCTGGCGGACGGCATGGGTGAGCCGCTGGAGGTCAGGACGCCCAACCTCGACGGGCGTATCGAGGCGGTGCGGGTGGCCGCCGACGGTGTGCGGGTCGCGCTGATCCTGGAGAGCAAGGGCAAGCGGGCGCTGTACATCGGGCGCATCGAGCGGGATGCCGACGCGGAGGGCACCACCGTCTCGATCGTCGAGCTGCGGTCCGTGACACAGGACCTGGAGGACGTCACCGCCATGTCGTGGGCGGGCGACAGTCAACTCGTGGTCGTGGGGCGCGAACACGGCGGCGTGCAGCAGATGCGGTACGTCCGCGTCGACGGCTCCCCGATGCCGGGCTCCGGGCCCTCCGCGCTCACCGGCGTGGAGGAGATCGCAGCGTCCGAGGACGAAAGCCAGCCGTTGGTCGCACACTCGGCCGACGGGATCGTCCGGCTGTCCCCGGGGGCGCAGTGGCAGACGGTGGTCAAGGAAGGGTCGGCGCCGGTCTATCCGGGGTGA
- the mtrB gene encoding MtrAB system histidine kinase MtrB: MSGDSAASAPGQPGTRTGRPVGRRTSGSRWGRLLGGGLLQGGVQGSPVLRLFMRWVRRPLLPVMRLWRRNIQLRIVVTTLLMSLSVVLLLGFVVIGQVRNGLLDAKVKASQSQATGGFTVAEQGADSEASAAGNDSVEPGGDRVQNVSEWMTNLVNSLSSGGQGAFDVVTLSPASADSDAGGLGPRVSGGVEWDLSVPVELRERVDDGTGAVQSYTRIHYDNGQESQPGLIIGKQVSDPNSKPYQLYYLFPLTQEEKSLSLVKGTLATAGLFVVVLLGAIAWLVVRQVVTPVRMAAGIAERLSAGRLQERMKVSGEDDIARLGEAFNKMAQNLQLKIQQLEDLSRMQRRFVSDVSHELRTPLTTVRMAADVIHDARVDFDPVTARSAELLADQLDRFESLLADLLEISRFDAGAAALEAEPIDLRAVVRKVVSGAEPLAERKATRIRVVGDQQPVVAEADARRVERVLRNLVVNAVEHGEGKDVVVKLAAAGGAVAVAVRDYGVGLKPGEATRVFSRFWRADPARARTTGGTGLGLSIALEDARLHGGWLQAWGEPGGGSQFRLTLPRTADEPLRGSPIPLEPKDSRRNRGLNDAGLPLGGGGKLATVPVQAGEHGAARAAIRPRPGAGQAPTADPTALPGNGARVVPRPATPSAAPPPAQPARRPDDREGRAEERSADSDSERQHEQGEVFRGR; this comes from the coding sequence ATGTCCGGTGACAGTGCCGCTTCGGCGCCCGGCCAGCCGGGGACCCGCACGGGGCGGCCTGTCGGCCGGAGGACGTCGGGTTCCCGCTGGGGGCGTCTCCTCGGGGGCGGGTTGCTGCAAGGTGGAGTCCAGGGCAGCCCGGTCCTGAGGCTGTTCATGCGCTGGGTGCGCCGCCCGTTGCTGCCCGTGATGCGGCTGTGGCGGCGCAACATCCAGCTCAGGATCGTCGTGACGACCCTGTTGATGTCGCTCAGCGTCGTGCTGCTGCTGGGCTTCGTCGTCATCGGGCAGGTCCGTAACGGACTGCTGGACGCCAAGGTCAAGGCCTCGCAGAGCCAGGCCACCGGCGGCTTCACGGTCGCCGAGCAGGGGGCGGACAGCGAGGCGAGCGCGGCGGGGAACGACAGCGTGGAGCCGGGCGGCGACCGTGTGCAGAACGTCAGCGAGTGGATGACCAACCTGGTGAATTCGCTCTCCAGCGGCGGCCAGGGCGCGTTCGACGTGGTGACGCTCAGCCCCGCCTCCGCCGACAGTGACGCCGGGGGTCTGGGACCTCGTGTCTCCGGGGGCGTGGAATGGGACCTCAGTGTGCCCGTGGAGCTGCGCGAGCGGGTCGACGACGGCACCGGCGCGGTCCAGAGCTACACGCGGATCCACTACGACAACGGCCAGGAGTCCCAGCCGGGGCTGATCATCGGCAAGCAGGTCAGTGATCCCAACAGCAAGCCCTACCAGCTGTACTACCTCTTCCCGCTCACCCAGGAGGAGAAGTCCCTGAGCCTGGTCAAGGGAACGCTGGCGACGGCCGGGCTGTTCGTCGTCGTACTGCTCGGGGCCATCGCCTGGCTCGTGGTGCGGCAGGTCGTCACGCCGGTGCGGATGGCGGCCGGGATCGCCGAGCGGCTGTCCGCCGGGCGGCTGCAGGAACGGATGAAGGTCAGTGGCGAGGACGACATCGCGCGGCTCGGTGAGGCCTTCAACAAGATGGCGCAGAATTTGCAGCTGAAGATCCAGCAGCTGGAGGACCTGTCACGGATGCAGCGGCGGTTCGTCTCCGACGTGTCTCACGAGCTGCGTACGCCGCTGACGACCGTACGGATGGCGGCGGACGTCATCCATGACGCGCGCGTGGACTTCGACCCGGTGACCGCGCGGTCGGCCGAGCTGCTCGCCGACCAGTTGGACCGGTTCGAGTCGCTGCTCGCGGACCTGCTGGAGATCAGCCGGTTCGACGCGGGCGCGGCGGCCCTGGAGGCCGAGCCGATAGACCTCCGCGCGGTCGTGCGGAAGGTCGTCAGTGGGGCCGAGCCGCTCGCCGAGCGCAAGGCGACGCGGATACGAGTGGTGGGGGACCAGCAGCCCGTCGTGGCCGAGGCCGACGCCCGGCGCGTGGAGCGGGTCCTGCGCAACCTCGTGGTCAACGCCGTGGAGCACGGTGAGGGCAAGGACGTCGTGGTCAAGCTCGCGGCGGCGGGCGGTGCGGTCGCGGTCGCGGTGCGGGACTACGGCGTGGGGCTCAAGCCGGGGGAGGCGACGCGGGTGTTCAGCCGTTTCTGGCGGGCGGACCCGGCACGGGCGCGTACCACCGGTGGTACGGGACTGGGGCTGTCCATCGCCCTGGAGGATGCCCGGCTGCACGGCGGCTGGCTGCAGGCGTGGGGCGAGCCGGGCGGCGGTTCGCAGTTCCGGCTCACCCTGCCGAGGACGGCGGACGAGCCGCTGCGCGGGTCCCCGATACCCCTGGAGCCGAAGGACTCCCGGCGCAATCGTGGACTCAATGACGCCGGTCTGCCGCTCGGTGGTGGCGGCAAGCTCGCCACGGTGCCGGTCCAGGCTGGTGAGCACGGGGCCGCGAGGGCGGCCATAAGGCCCCGGCCGGGCGCCGGACAGGCTCCCACGGCCGACCCGACGGCGCTGCCGGGCAACGGCGCGCGCGTGGTGCCCCGGCCCGCCACGCCGTCCGCGGCACCGCCCCCGGCGCAGCCCGCGCGGCGGCCCGACGACCGTGAGGGACGGGCCGAGGAGAGGTCGGCGGACAGCGATTCGGAGCGGCAGCACGAGCAGGGGGAGGTATTCCGTGGGCGCTGA